TGcaagtttctgtctttgtcgacgctgccCACGCAGATTGCCACGTCACGCGACGTTCCACTACGGGCATACTCGCTTTTATCAATGGCACACCAATTCGTTGGTACTctaagagacaaaacacagtcgaagcctcgacttacggatctgaatttgttgctatgcgcatcgcttccgaaatgatcattaCATTGCGTTACAACCTACGTGTCCTTGGTATACCTATTGACGGTCCCGCAAATGTATTTTGTGACAACATGAGTGTTGTCACCAGTGCGACGATTCCCTCGTCcgtactcaagaaaaagcataATGCTATTTCTTATCACAAGGTTCGCGAAAGCATTGCTAGCGGGGCAATGCGGATCGCACATGAACCTACCGgctcaaatttggccgacacgttgacgaaatgcctacctggtccacaacacaaattcctcgttcGTCACATACTTTATTGACCCAAGGGCAATAAGACCttcgcttttcaaattttttggaaccaatcttTCGCCCGGATTTTGTACTCCCGGactacaagattgaagggagtgataaattatagccacacaatgctacaatttgatactacgttgtagatagaattgcttagccttagcattgtttgttggaacatctatctaggattcactagctctagatcttggcctcgttgccatttcctttttcctggctctgtcgtaggacagacgcagtggccagacgactgtcctcgtcgggttcattacccgtgtgtggcatgccggaggaaaatacgaagcgtctcataggaaaccaaatatttgcgttatgcacccaaatgtttgcaacatacacaactctggttccgttgcatgaggcgtataagacgactcgtcttatcaaacctgatatgctaggaacgaaatattcctgattaccatacggtttccctagatgaaagttgtcaacagatactgttggcaccatccgaactcgatggtttggcgatcacataggtgatccaatcatctcgacaaaaactatgtcaatggttcgatagccagtacattggctacggggtttctacgttcgtacattctgtttccaacacaaaaggtttcattttggaatctatattttagtctcacaatctcaatctaaaaacctaccgattaaaacaatcggagcctctacgaggctttccccccaacttctactctttcgtcgtattctacaaatacactcgtaagcaggtagaacttatcaCGAGCATTTGCCACATACTTATATTCAATTTAACTTGACGACTACAGTTACATCAAACCTATTGGAGATCATGCCGTGATGCTTAAATTTCTTGTAGAAGACTCAAGATGTTGCGACGAAATGCGTCCTCATCATCCCAAGAGGCCCCCTCCTGATGTTGACTCGGAGCTATTGGAAAAGAAGAGGAGCTGTCAAGATCAATGTCGTCTTCATCCCAAACAATAGCGTCAAGCGCATCAGCACCAATGGGTTTGCCCTCTTCAAAATTGTCGCTTACGCTGAACTCACTCATATTGCTGTTTTTCTCCCGTTGAGTGGCAAGATGAGCGTATTGCGCTACATCATTGAGACTGATGCCGCCGTTCCCAGTTCCAATTCCGGATAGTAATTTAGGCAATCCGTGGCATGACATATAAAACCCATCCGAAGACATGCTCTGGAGCTTAGGGATTAGGCCCCATTCAAAAGTATAATTCCCCGTCTCTGCTGCTGTATATCGCGCTCGTTTTGTCTGCGAGTGTTGGTTCACAGTGTTGGGATTTCTGCCTGGAAAAGAAATTTTTCTTTGCTTGCCCACGGAACTTTCTAGGGAGAAAGCGGACAAGGTGACGTCAATGGGCGGAAGTAGTCGGTTGCCATAGTGAACCGCTGGACTATCGGATATGGAAGTATGGCTCGAAAATGCAGTTGTAAACAATGAAGCGGAGTCGTTCTGGGTCAGCTGCTCATTAGATTGTTGAAGGTGCATTGATATGGGTGTTTTTGCAGTTGCATGCCGACGGCTTGAAACGGGACATGGGCCTTTGAGGCAGGCTTGGGTGAAGATCTCGGTTGGTAGCTCTGTGCCATCCTGAATTGCTGCTTCCTTAAGGACTGATGCCACGGTGTCCCGAAGGCTTTGACTGGCCTTTTCTTGAGCAACGGACTCTGTGGCCTCCTCCCATCCTTCTACAGTATGCTTTAGGAAACGGCCAGGCGGGCTCAAGTTGCGGACACAGCCAACCAAACTTTGAGCAATGGCcggcttttctttttttttggCGCCGTGGTAGACGGAACAGAAAGATCGAGCCAAATTTCGAAGCTGAACATTCCCCGAGTGCTGGTTGTTCTTGCCCCCTGTAGACAATGCGAGACGATGGGTTTGAGGGACTCGCAGCGGTTAAGTAAGATATCTCTCCAAAGGAGCTAGTCGCGCCTGAACCTCCTAGACGCGTACCTCTACCAAGCAGAATATCGTTCTTGCCAGGAACAATCTTTATCGATTTGTAGCTGCCCTGCTCTTGACCAACTTTCACCGTTGGCGTGGTTGCAAGGATAGCAAAGCTGTTCGAGCTGAAGGGTAGAAAAGATAAATTCATGGTTGCACACTTTGTTGTCTGAGGTAGGGACTGAGAGTCTTCAACTCTTGTATGCGAAAGACTAGAATGCAGCCAGGTCTTTTTTTAAAATCGGCCTGACATTTTCCGCAATCAAACCAGAAACGGGAGTAGGCTCTGTAAGCATGCGAAACAATATTCATTCTTATTAGGATACTCTATATTTATATCTGAAATAATCATTAACAGTGAAGACATCCAATAGCTGTGGAAATGACCATGACTACTTCTACGATGTTCCTATTCCCGACTGTTAAATTCTGTCTTGCACTGCTCATTCAAGTGGCCAAGTAAAGCTAAATTCAAATCGCGCGAAGCGACACAAAACGAATGGAAAATCTTGCCATTTAGACATGTTTCAGTCGTCAGAAGCCGAAGGCTATTAACAGTCAAAGTCTATATCAGTTCTTGATCTTCGGCAAATTTCGTTCACTGTGAGGCCATGAGGTGACGCTTTAGATTAAAATTGTCAGAAATTTCTTCGAAATGATGTCGATTTCTGGCCCTCCGCGAAAGATTAGCATCAATCTGCAACAACGACCAAGGTCTTGCTTTCTGTTTTTCCGGTATGTGTACCGTGCCACGAGTCCTTTACTACATTTTGCCGATTGCAATCACTACCCCAGACCTCTTGACATGAAGCAAAACACTTTTTATGTCAGCCTCACCGGTACCAAGCTAGCTGCAACCGGTACACTTGACCTAGAAATTCAGTAATCCTTTCCTTGAACTCCAATCCCAGCTTGCCCGCTATTCGGTACTTACGTATATACCTATACCATAATAATTTACTCTGGCTGTATGTAAACGTAGAACAATCCCGGCTGAGCTTCACCACTGTTCCGAGCAATTCTCCAAAGGCTTTTGAAGCAATCTCGTTCTTCAATATGGGTTGACAGTCAATGTTGCTATATTTGACTAGAGAAGCTCTTCTTTCATTTGCATTGTTTACCATTTTTGAATTGGCTTGGGACGAGAACAATCATCTGGCGGGCGCAACAAATCTGGTACTAGAGTGAAGCAAAAGCCTAATAGACATTCGTGAGGGTTGCTGTGAGCGTTACACTCAATCATCATCAATCGAAACTTGCTATACATACCAGGCCAATGGGGGCGAGACGACGTAAGAAACATTTTTTTCGAAGGTCATTTTTTATACATCTACATGGAAACGGAGCGGCCGCTTTTTTCATAGCCAACCAAATTTTACAATCAATGAATTCTTTGCTAAAGATCTTCGAATCCTCCAGTGATTTGTTCGACAGCGTAACAGCGAGGGCTCTCCACAGAGCCGGACAATTTAGATGTAAGTCAAAAGCTTGTTACACACGGGTATCGGTAAGACTGCTTCTCCTTTAAGAGAGCAGGCAAATTGTCGTTTCATCCGACATTGTACATGCTAAAGCAGCTCCCTATTACTTGCGCCCAGATATCAAAAGGCCTCGAGTACGGGCCTAGATATCTTTAGTCGCTTTGCATTAATGGTAATCCTGGTTTTTCAGCTATTGCTTAAATTTCACTTTACAGGGCAAAGTAGGGAACCTGCTCCATGTTTCAACCGAGGAGAGCTTCTTGCAATACCAGAACGAGCAGCTATTTGCACGTTTGTCCGGTTTTGATCAACGCTAccagaaaaacaaaatattATAAGGCTATTCTTGATCAAAAGGAAATATTACATTTCTACCTATAATGCTCCTCATCGTTGTCATCCGAGTCGTCTAAACCGAGGGTTTCATACGTTTCGCGCTGTCCCCCTCCGTGCGATGAACTTTTTGGTGAGCTGCGTTCGTTTGAAATTTGTGCCAAACCAGACCCTTCCGGAATATcgtcctcctcgtcgtcttcatcctGATATCGCGGTACGCCTTCACTTCCATCCTGACGCCCCGGATTCGCGGCGGCCTCACAGTCGTCCAGCCACTCTGAGAAAACGTCAATGGGTTCGTGCAGATGATGAATTGGCATCTGATAGGCAGCAGCGCACAGCCGACAATTTAAGGATCCAACCCCGGCGCGAAAATCCATTTTACATTCTACGGTATCTTCGTTGGCACAAAACGGACACTTGAAACGTTTGGAAAGTTTGACGCGCTTCTTTGTTTGGACCTGGTCGATGAAAATAGAAATAGGGGGTTAGATCAGAACAAGGAAATCGAATATATATTTGATTATACCTCCTATTTTACATACCGGAGCTTTCTTTGCTCGACGACCCATCCCTTATTCTGTTGGATTTGGCGCTGGTTTCTCAAAACGAGCGATACTAATACCGTCGTCAAGGCGAATAGAAGGAATTACAATTGCCTGCGTCAAGCCGCCGCGATCCAGAGACTTGTTTTTTTTTGCAGGCGGTCGATATGAAAGTAGTTCCTCGCCTTGACGATTCCGATTCTCGAGGGTTAGTGCTGTGAGACCTCTAATTGAAGCATCGCTTACGAGATGTTTGCGCTTCATTTCTCGCAGCGTCGCTGTCCGTCGTCTGGTTGTCCCATCGGCACCCAATTCCGTCCAATGTGAAAACGCTGAAAAAGGCTGCCAGCGAAAGGGAAACAGTGCTCACTATCAACATCTCCAATTTTTACGAAGGGGAGGGTtgatttcacagtcaattttaCATGAAAAGTGGATATATTTCTAGATTTAGATTCCACATTCTCTTTgaattgacattgacaatGAAACGGATCTGATTTACCTTACACTTGGGTCCCAGCAAGAAGGACGACCACAATCTGCAGGGCAATCTCAAGGAGTTGCATATCCTCTTTACAAAACTTTTAGTGGGCCATGAACTTCTGGCGGAAAAAAGCAATGAACTGGTGAAGCAGATTGCTATTAAAGTTGTGTATCTTCAGGCGAAAGACGCGAAGGTATTTCAAATAATATAGCGGATTAAAATAAAAATTAATACGAGTTGTAATACAAATTTTTTTTACTGCTTAAACGCTTCCACTTTTTTTGAAAGTACATCTTTGAGGAGCATATGTTTTTCGGCCATGAGCTCCGTCATGCGCGAGTGCTTCTCAACCTTTTGAAGCATCTCCGTTTTGAACCTCGCCACATCAGCGGCCTTATCTTGCGAAAGCTTCAAAACTTTCAAATGATTTTCCACTTTCGTCAATAATTCGTCTTTGAATGTAACGAGATCAGCATTCTTCGTTTGCATACGCTCGAGTTCTCTCATGTGCTGATCGACTTTGTCGAGCATTTCACCCTTGAATGATGCCAgttcggcctttttcttgtcaagATTGCTCAGATCGCTCATGTGATCTTCTACCTTTATCAAAAGCTCGTCTTTATACATTTTCAAATCGCATTTCTTGCGTTCCAGCTTGCTAATGTCGGTCATATAATCTTCTACCTTTTGAAGCATTTCAGCTTTGAAAGCGTTGATGAGCTCTTTTTTACTGTTCGATCGCTGCAGTTCTTGACGAGCTTCCACAATTCGGATCTCATGCTGCACAGCAGCTCGACGAACTTCTGGCAGCGGCATCTTAGGAGGAGTTGCGCTCATGATGGCAACAATAGGTAGTTGTAGCGATGCGAGAATGAGACGCGACGAGTTCGTTGACAGCTCAAATTATGACCATTTCCTTAGTTTCCATGAGGTATCTGTGACCGTTGAGGTCAAGTTTGGAGCGTTGTCTCGTCTCGCGTTGCCTCACAACATATAATCCGTTATGCGTCCTAATGTAAGAAAACGATTATACTCATAGGGCATAACAAATGGAGTCGTCCGTTCCAAAAAGGTCTCCTTCCGATAAATCCCTTTTTGAAATCCGACCTCAACTACCTAAACGAGAGATGACCTATGGAAATAATGACCAGATGCGCAAGATCCGTATACCAAACTCCTAAAGTTTGTCACTGGGTCGAAGATTTGCTTAAAATACCTCTTTGTGAAGATTAGCGTCAACCTCGCAGTCAGTCCATTTACACGTTAGTAAAGCATTCTACTATATAACATACACTAATAGAATTTCGAATGGACTACATTAACACGGATGCATTTGCATTGTCGTCTACTAATCTCTTTCACTGTTACCATAAGTAGGATTTTTTTCTGAAAAGGAACTTATAATACGAAATAATCTACGTCAGAACAGACGCTGTGCATAACAAAACCTGACTTTCTTACGGCTCAGTGCGCTAACCTGAAGTCATATCGAAAACAGCACCTGAATAAGGGATTGCCTCATTGTCCTCGTACTCACCAACAAGGACTTTCAGATCGGCCAGTTTAATGCAGCCAGCATCGAAAAGAGACTGCTTGCCGTCGCTTCTCTTCTCAAAGTAGGTTCCTAGTTTTGACTGAGCCTCCTTTGGATCTCCGGATGCTAACGGAATAACGAGCCCATCCGCTCCTAGCCAAATTCCAGTATCCGGATCATCTTTGGCGCAAGCTTGTCCGCCACCGCCAACTTTCTGCAATTTTTGCGGTACACCATCACTACGCGTGTACCAGAGAAAGGCAGCAATAGACAGTCTCGCACCGCCGGTACCAGCCCATCCCTTTGGATTGTACCCTCCAAACCAATCTGTTCCGTGGCCTCGAGCGATAATTATTGCCGCACCTTTACCATCGACAGCGTTGTGAAAAGATTTGTAGTTCCATCCGTTGCTGTTCGCGTCGTAGACGACGCGTAGTGGTTTTGACTCAAGTTGCGTGTTTTTCAAAAGCGGACGGACCAGCTGCGCATCTCCAGTATCACCTGAAACAATAGAGTGATTTATTTCGTTCGTAGCGGGGTACTGCTCTGGGAAGTCTCGTTGGCGATCCTTGTCGACGTCATCAGTCTCCTGGAGAGCCGCAGGAAAAAGATTTTGTAACCACCCCGAAAGAGCTGTACCTTGACGGTATTCGCGACCTTCAGAGGAAAAAGACAGAGCAACTTTGGGAACAACAGCCAGCCAAATTGTAGCACACAGGAGCGGTTTGGATGGAAAGACCATTATTAACTGTTAGAAGCCAACTttttattcacagtcatgtTAGATAAGAAAGAAGCTTGAGTGTCCGCGAGTCGCTGAAGCTACCAGTATGTCCTTCGGAAATAATCTTTGACATTGACCCGGTATCTTTGTTGAGTCACAAAATTGCGGGATAGATATGTAGTGTAATAGCGACCGTGAGTAGAGCTATGATCAGAACGAAAACGGCTCATTTCTTTATTCGTTGACGACTCTCTTAGTCTGCACGATAAGCACTTTTACGTTTGGAGTAAAAATGCTAAAGTACAGCGTTGTTATCAGAGATCTATTTACACGCTTCGGAGCTGATACGCAATTCTTGGCTTTGCTGATGGCCAGACGTTCCTGCAATCTGTGGTGATACCCCCACATCCAATGGGAAGCTTGTTGCAATGTCATAGCACGCAAAGATGGTGGTACAACATCAAATGCAGCAATAGTGGCGTGCCTTAACGGGAAGGCGGTCCCATCGGTGGACTCCATGGAGAACGACACGCCGAGGATCCTGTAtcgtgtcacagtcagttcgGATTCGATCAACATGTCGTAGTGTCACAGTCTGTAGTTTCGAAGGAGCGTCCGTCCTCCGTCCTCACATAATGGAAGTTTCCCGTTGCATCCAATCTTTTACGAGTTTCCTACTGCCTCTCTCTATTCATAGCAATGGTTCCATTCTCCATCTCGCTAACAATCATATAATGAAGTTTGCCCTGCTTGCCGTGTGTGTCCTTTCCATTCACGTAGCTTGTGCGCTCTCGCTCAAGACTCCGGCGGCCACCGCGGCAACGGCAGCCTCCTTATGGAAAGATCTCGAAGCTGGTCCACCGGACGCTATTCTCGGTATCGCCCAGGCCTTTCGGGCCTCCACCGATCCCCGCAAGGTTAACGTGTGTGTGGGTGCGTACCGGGACGCCGAAGGTAATCCTTGGGTACTTCCCTCCGTTCGAGCAGCCGAACAGGTGTTAATGGcggacaacgacaacaaggAGTACCTGCCTATCGAAGGTGACGCGGATTTTGTCAACAAGGCCCTGGCGTTTGCCTACGGCGACGAAATGGATGTTCATCGCATAGCTGGAGTGCAAACGTTGAGTGGGACTGGAGCTTGTCGAATTGGGGGACAGTTTTTGAGCACCTTTTTGCCTGGACGGACGATTTACATTCCCACACCCACGTGGTAGGTTGGCCTCgtttttctctttctcgTGGCGGTGCTGTTTATCAGCGCAAGGATTGCCAACCCCTCACTTGTACTCTTTTTTCTAGGGGAAACCATTGGAAAATATTCGCTGAATGCGGTTTGCAAGCCGCACCATACCGTTACTACAATCGTGCCACCAACGCGCTGGATTTGGACGGATTGCTGGAGGATTTACAGGAAGCCGAGGACGGCTCTATTATTCTGCTGCATGCCTGTGCGCACAATCCCACCGGCTGCGACCCTACATTGAAAGATTGGCAACGCATTGCCgatgttttggaagaaaaatcGCATGTGGTCTTTTTCGATTCGGCGTATCAGGGCTTTGCCTCGGGCGACGGCGAAAAGGACGCCGCCGCCTTGCGCTACGTGGTGAAGCGTGGGTTGCCCGTCTTACTAGCGCAGTCGTTTGCCAAAAATTTCGGACTCTATGGAGAACGCTGCGGGACCCTGTCGGTGGTTTGTGGAGATGCGGATCAAAAGGACCGTATCCTGTCGCAACTAAAGTGCATCATTCGACCAATGTACAGTTCCCCACCGAAACACGGGAGTAGCATCGTGAGGACGGTATTGTCAGACGAGAAGCTGACATCTCAGTACTACAAAGAATGCGCCACCATGGCGGATCGTATTTTGGACATGCGCACCAAGCTTGTAACCAAATTGTCGGAAGTAGGCTCCAAGCATGATTGGTCGCACGTGACGGGCCAAATTGGTATGTTTGCCTTCACCGGCATGTCCAAAGAAATGTGTGACCAGCTGACGAACGAATACGAAATCTATTTGACGAAAGATGGGCGTATTAGCATTGCGGGTTTGAATGATCAGAATCTCGAGTACGTGGCGAAGGCTATCCACGCTGTCACAGATGGCCAGAGCATTACTACCGCATGAGCAATTGAACCCGTGTAATAAATAAATTTTGGTAAATAAGTGAACGTGACATTGACTACAAACGAAGCGTGCATCAAAGGAGAGGAGCACACTCATTCTTGACAAAAGCAACTATATTTCTTATCCTTTATTTGTGGTTTGGGTTACAGTCCGGACAACCGACTGAATCGCGTCCGCGGAGAAATCTGTCCGCAACGAAAGCGTTCGTTGCAAGTCAGTTGCGCTCAGTACAGAAGATGTGGCGTAAATTATCCAATCAGACGGCTTTTCGAGTTGTAATACAGCAACCACTTGCGACAGACGCTCCCATATATCCAAAAGCTCAGGAGCAAGTGGTGGCAAAGTGCTTTCTTCAACCATTGGGGAGACCGTCTTGTGAATATACTCCTTCAACATTCGAACCTCCTTGGACAAGAGTAGCGACCCCCATTCTGTGACCCTCTTCTGACCGTTCCACAAGGAGTTCAAGATCAAATTAACAATTGCGCTTGCCAACTGCTCTCCTACTTTATGAAGGACTTGTGGTTCAATCCGATCTGCAAGCTGCACCAAGTAGCTCGATTCTTTGAGTGGTCCAAACAGATTTCGTTCCAGTCTTTCGTCTCCTTCTAACTCTTGGATCGAGTGTGAGTCGAGTTCGTAGTTTTCGTCGGTGAAAAATGTCTCGAGTTGGAGTAGACAAAGATTGTTTCGCCGACGTCGCAAATCTGGTGCCGTGCTGTCGGGGCGATAGCCGCACCACTCCACTAAAGATTGCTTGATTTTTATTGCCAACAAAGACTCGTACGCTGATGCGTACCGATCGAGGTCCTCCCGTGCCAGCTGCACCATTGAAGAAGCTTTTGAGTCGCCTCGGGAAGGAGTGATAGCATTAGTGGCAGCGacgtcctcctcctcctcgtctCCTAGTGGCAGCAGCAGGCTATCCAAGAGAGATACGAGTGACCGGCAAGCACCGGACGCGGCGTGAATACCATTCAAGACACAAAACTGCATCTCCAATTCCATTTGCTGAAGGCTTTCATCGTTGCGTCCCACAAACGATCGCAAAAAGTTTCCCGATGTTGGAGCAGTGGGTGTGCGATGTCCTTTTTCCGGGGAGGTCGTATAAGGTTGGGGTGAGTCCGGGGACAAGTCTTCGTCCAAGGCGTccaacaaagccgaagcGAATCCGCTCTTTTCCTGAGTTTTCGGTTGGATCCCTTCCTCACCGCCCTTCTCGTTACGATGGGTGGACGACTCCTTCCAAGAAGCTCGTTGCTCCAGCAACGCGACATAAACTCCGGCGCCGGCCTCGTTGTCATTCACTTCGGTCGACCACACATCGTGTGCCAAGGCGTGCGCAACGGTTCCCATGGCTTGCGCCGATTGCGTGGAGGCGGCGCGTTCCAAGGCGCGGGTGGATAGATATTGTGCATCTTCCACAACCGACGGAACCTGAATGTCTGTACCAATGACAATATGGACGGGCGCTGCCAAAAGCAACGCTGATTGCCATTGCTGTGTGGCCAAAAATCGCTCCAACGCCGCGTATTTCCAAGTCCACTCCGGCAACAGTTGCGACGCAATAGTGGATTGCAAGCCGGCGAGTGATGTGGATTCCAGGAAAGCACTGTATCGGGCCTGAACTTTGCAGCCAaacgccatttcttccaccaatCCATCGAGTCGACCTAGTTCGGCCGGATCCAGATGTACCGTTGTGGAATCAATGCTTTGTTGCATCCAGGTCTCCGCTTGGGGTTGATCAACCCAAAACCAATCCGAAAGTGTTTTCACAATGGTCTGAGCTTGATTATCGAGTATCTGTATAGATTCTACGCATACGGCTCGTATTACCGATACCAAAGGATCATCTTCCGATGGTCCCTGTGTTTctgacggcggcggcggcaacTGGACGAACCAGGACCAGAGCGGGTGAATGAGAGTCAAGGCTTGGCCCAGAATGTTGGCCATGACGGGTGCGTGATGTTGTTCTACCACGGGGACGGTTTCGGATGCTTGTGtagcttcgtcgtcgtcgtcgtcctcgtgtTGCTGGACACGTGCTCCCGGCAAAAGTGAGACCGGTGGGATCTGGGCACCCAGATTCCCCGACGTTCTCGCACGTTTCAGCCGAGCCACGGCAGGTGTCACTCTCCTTCG
The sequence above is drawn from the Phaeodactylum tricornutum CCAP 1055/1 chromosome 21, whole genome shotgun sequence genome and encodes:
- a CDS encoding predicted protein, encoding MNLSFLPFSSNSFAILATTPTVKVGQEQGSYKSIKIVPGKNDILLGRVPQTHRLALSTGGKNNQHSGNVQLRNLARSFCSVYHGAKKKEKPAIAQSLVGCVRNLSPPGRFLKHTVEGWEEATESVAQEKASQSLRDTVASVLKEAAIQDGTELPTEIFTQACLKGPCPVSSRRHATAKTPISMHLQQSNEQLTQNDSASLFTTAFSSHTSISDSPAVHYGNRLLPPIDVTLSAFSLESSVGKQRKISFPGRNPNTVNQHSQTKRARYTAAETGNYTFEWGLIPKLQSMSSDGFYMSCHGLPKLLSGIGTGNGGISLNDVAQYAHLATQREKNSNMSEFSVSDNFEEGKPIGADALDAIVWDEDDIDLDSSSSFPIAPSQHQEGASWDDEDAFRRNILSLLQEI
- a CDS encoding predicted protein gives rise to the protein QVQTKKRVKLSKRFKCPFCANEDTVECKMDFRAGVGSLNCRLCAAAYQMPIHHLHEPIDVFSEWLDDCEAAANPGRQ
- a CDS encoding predicted protein, with translation MSATPPKMPLPEVRRAAVQHEIRIVEARQELQRSNSKKELINAFKAEMLQKVEDYMTDISKLERKKCDLKMYKDELLIKVEDHMSDLSNLDKKKAELASFKGEMLDKVDQHMRELERMQTKNADLVTFKDELLTKVENHLKVLKLSQDKAADVARFKTEMLQKVEKHSRMTELMAEKHMLLKDVLSKKVEAFKQ
- a CDS encoding predicted protein, with the protein product MVFPSKPLLCATIWLAVVPKVALSFSSEGREYRQGTALSGWLQNLFPAALQETDDVDKDRQRDFPEQYPATNEINHSIVSGDTGDAQLVRPLLKNTQLESKPLRVVYDANSNGWNYKSFHNAVDGKGAAIIIARGHGTDWFGGYNPKGWAGTGGARLSIAAFLWYTRSDGVPQKLQKVGGGGQACAKDDPDTGIWLGADGLVIPLASGDPKEAQSKLGTYFEKRSDGKQSLFDAGCIKLADLKVLVGEYEDNEAIPYSGAVFDMTSG
- the AAT_1 gene encoding aspartate transaminase (Aspartate amino transferase Catalyzes reversible reaction glutamate+oxaloacetate-aspartate+2oxoglutatrate. Enzyme involved in amino acids metabolism) yields the protein MKFALLAVCVLSIHVACALSLKTPAATAATAASLWKDLEAGPPDAILGIAQAFRASTDPRKVNVCVGAYRDAEGNPWVLPSVRAAEQVLMADNDNKEYLPIEGDADFVNKALAFAYGDEMDVHRIAGVQTLSGTGACRIGGQFLSTFLPGRTIYIPTPTWGNHWKIFAECGLQAAPYRYYNRATNALDLDGLLEDLQEAEDGSIILLHACAHNPTGCDPTLKDWQRIADVLEEKSHVVFFDSAYQGFASGDGEKDAAALRYVVKRGLPVLLAQSFAKNFGLYGERCGTLSVVCGDADQKDRILSQLKCIIRPMYSSPPKHGSSIVRTVLSDEKLTSQYYKECATMADRILDMRTKLVTKLSEVGSKHDWSHVTGQIGMFAFTGMSKEMCDQLTNEYEIYLTKDGRISIAGLNDQNLEYVAKAIHAVTDGQSITTA
- a CDS encoding predicted protein encodes the protein MADDPTAISPSEDFSQTVAHVLLACEELRRPITETPDEPTVLQAVERIRSWQADWDHVILPSLERLERHTDDASSSSWPQGGVAADLLAHCLQKAITVAQQVLTSATRMPEPTQEDLDTHEVIDASLDQIQRDIQGGVARLMEVNVLLWVRYRTRFGNLAEEQILNDLQLIELYVTYQKDVFRRRVTPAVARLKRARTSGNLGAQIPPVSLLPGARVQQHEDDDDDEATQASETVPVVEQHHAPVMANILGQALTLIHPLWSWFVQLPPPPSETQGPSEDDPLVSVIRAVCVESIQILDNQAQTIVKTLSDWFWVDQPQAETWMQQSIDSTTVHLDPAELGRLDGLVEEMAFGCKVQARYSAFLESTSLAGLQSTIASQLLPEWTWKYAALERFLATQQWQSALLLAAPVHIVIGTDIQVPSVVEDAQYLSTRALERAASTQSAQAMGTVAHALAHDVWSTEVNDNEAGAGVYVALLEQRASWKESSTHRNEKGGEEGIQPKTQEKSGFASALLDALDEDLSPDSPQPYTTSPEKGHRTPTAPTSGNFLRSFVGRNDESLQQMELEMQFCVLNGIHAASGACRSLVSLLDSLLLPLGDEEEEDVAATNAITPSRGDSKASSMVQLAREDLDRYASAYESLLAIKIKQSLVEWCGYRPDSTAPDLRRRRNNLCLLQLETFFTDENYELDSHSIQELEGDERLERNLFGPLKESSYLVQLADRIEPQVLHKVGEQLASAIVNLILNSLWNGQKRVTEWGSLLLSKEVRMLKEYIHKTVSPMVEESTLPPLAPELLDIWERLSQVVAVLQLEKPSDWIIYATSSVLSATDLQRTLSLRTDFSADAIQSVVRTVTQTTNKG